The proteins below come from a single Salinivibrio kushneri genomic window:
- a CDS encoding DUF1538 domain-containing protein, producing the protein MQALFKSLLGSFRDLLPIILVIGFFQVIVLQQPLPNWISITFGLVLVVVGLTLFVYGLDMGLFPIGESMAHSLAHKGSLGWLVAFAFLLGFGTTIAEPALTAVAAEAADVAANGGMIHTSEAAKDSYANGLRLTVALSVGFAIVLGVVRIMKGWPIHRLIIGGYLLVVAMTMVAPPSIIGIAYDSGGVTTSTITVPLVTALGVGLATVIKGRNPMVDGFGLIAFASLSPMIFVMVYGMVVA; encoded by the coding sequence ATGCAAGCGTTATTCAAATCATTGCTAGGAAGCTTTCGCGATCTGTTACCCATCATCCTAGTGATTGGCTTTTTTCAGGTGATTGTCCTGCAACAACCGCTGCCCAACTGGATTTCAATTACCTTTGGGTTAGTGCTGGTGGTCGTGGGACTGACTCTATTTGTATACGGCTTAGACATGGGGCTATTCCCGATTGGCGAATCGATGGCGCACTCTCTTGCACATAAAGGCAGCTTAGGCTGGTTGGTGGCGTTCGCGTTTTTGCTCGGCTTTGGCACCACCATTGCCGAACCCGCACTCACCGCAGTGGCGGCAGAGGCGGCAGATGTCGCCGCTAACGGTGGGATGATACACACCAGCGAAGCGGCCAAAGACAGCTATGCCAACGGCCTGCGGTTAACCGTAGCGCTCTCGGTCGGCTTTGCGATCGTGCTGGGTGTGGTTCGGATCATGAAAGGCTGGCCGATCCACCGTTTAATTATTGGCGGTTATTTGCTGGTGGTAGCGATGACCATGGTCGCACCGCCGAGTATTATCGGTATTGCCTACGACTCGGGTGGGGTGACCACCTCGACCATTACAGTGCCATTGGTCACCGCGCTCGGCGTTGGGCTGGCGACCGTGATTAAAGGGCGCAACCCCATGGTGGATGGCTTTGGCTTGATTGCCTTTGCTTCCTTGTCACCGATGATCTTCGTGATGGTCTACGGCATGGTGGTGGCATGA
- a CDS encoding CBS domain-containing protein, which produces MKQHKTVRDVMHAHAVCIDGLTTVEEAIRIAREQEVKAIIVNKRDEHDEFGIVLMNDIAKKVLAKNRAPSRVNVYEIMTKPALSVSPNMNVKYCARLFERFGISRAPVIENGQVLGMVSYNLIVIYGMLAEEVESQHRKD; this is translated from the coding sequence ATGAAACAACATAAAACGGTAAGAGATGTGATGCATGCCCATGCCGTGTGTATTGATGGGCTCACCACGGTCGAAGAAGCAATCCGCATTGCACGCGAACAAGAAGTGAAAGCGATTATCGTCAATAAACGCGATGAGCATGACGAATTCGGCATTGTGTTAATGAACGATATTGCCAAAAAAGTGCTCGCCAAAAACCGCGCGCCATCACGGGTGAATGTTTATGAAATTATGACCAAACCCGCGCTTAGCGTCTCCCCCAATATGAATGTGAAATACTGCGCCCGTTTATTCGAACGCTTCGGCATCAGCCGCGCTCCTGTTATCGAAAACGGCCAAGTCCTCGGTATGGTCAGTTATAACCTGATCGTGATCTACGGCATGCTCGCCGAAGAAGTAGAGAGCCAGCATAGGAAGGATTAG
- a CDS encoding ABC transporter permease has product MASNNGLLNRWAWRELLHGQIWPVAVALALIITCVFALSALADRIENVLTQQGRNLIAADTVLRTRQPLNTEQIEAFKQAGATVSAQTRFGTMAFSEQKMQLVSVKAVDSRYPLRGDLVLEQNGQAIGGDRRIQPGELWLSERVFSLLDVKPGDTVSIGNLDLNVSGTLAAEPELSFNPFSQMPAVMMHRADVPAAGVVREGSRVRYRYFLTGDEPSLSAAKASYTLQDGERWVDENTSDRTGDMLDRSRQYLSLTVVLVIVMAAATLTLTCQHYAKSRADLVAMLKSLGASQQWVRRWLARQLTLLFVLATAVGLAAGYTLEVLLRLPLTDVLPSPLPSYGWVPWVLAPGVALLVALPALGVPLLKLLDAPALAAVQSQAARGRQRRGTAAILIAIPVGALALWAFDNTLLWTVLGAMAVMIVLLALAGLGLLRLVKSRVRAPSVKLALSRITRNKLASSVQLGALAISFMLLAIIWLLRTDLLADWGRMLPPDAPNVFALNIAPSEQQDYVGELDDASLMRSDAYPIVRGRLVGKNGERYQIPTDEAERDEADEALRRELNFTWRDSLPSHNEVIAGDWPTENGVSVEADIAERLEIEIGDSLTFSVTGQDFTATVNSIREVEWRNMRPNFYFIFDRETLADKPANWLVSFRLDESQTPLLNRLAREYPTVTLLDLRTMSSRIQSILRQIGLSLSVLAGLAVISGLLLLLTLLRISLSERQQEINLYRTLGASRTRIQRTLWSEYGVMAFVSGLMAVLGAEAAMVGLLKWGFEMEVRLHPELWAVLPVLAVALVFVTVASMLRKLIDPQRR; this is encoded by the coding sequence ATGGCGAGTAACAACGGACTACTCAATCGCTGGGCGTGGCGTGAACTGTTACACGGGCAAATTTGGCCAGTGGCGGTGGCGTTGGCGCTGATCATCACCTGTGTGTTTGCATTGTCAGCATTGGCCGATCGCATTGAAAACGTACTCACCCAGCAAGGGCGCAACCTGATTGCCGCCGATACCGTGCTGCGTACTCGTCAGCCGCTTAACACCGAGCAAATTGAGGCGTTTAAACAAGCTGGCGCCACGGTATCTGCCCAAACCCGTTTTGGCACCATGGCGTTCAGCGAGCAAAAAATGCAGCTGGTCAGCGTGAAAGCGGTGGATAGTCGGTATCCGCTACGCGGTGACTTGGTGTTGGAACAAAACGGTCAAGCCATTGGCGGTGATCGACGCATTCAACCCGGTGAGCTATGGCTGTCTGAGCGGGTATTCAGTTTGCTGGATGTGAAACCGGGCGACACCGTATCGATTGGTAACCTCGATCTCAACGTCAGCGGCACCTTGGCCGCCGAGCCGGAGCTGTCGTTTAACCCCTTTAGCCAAATGCCCGCGGTGATGATGCATCGTGCTGATGTGCCTGCCGCTGGCGTGGTGCGTGAAGGCAGTCGGGTGCGCTATCGCTACTTTTTAACCGGTGACGAGCCCAGCCTAAGCGCGGCTAAAGCCAGCTACACGCTGCAAGATGGTGAGCGCTGGGTGGATGAAAACACCTCCGATCGCACTGGCGATATGCTGGACCGCAGCCGTCAATATCTATCGTTAACCGTGGTGCTGGTGATTGTGATGGCCGCGGCCACCTTAACCTTAACCTGTCAGCACTATGCCAAAAGCCGCGCGGATTTGGTGGCGATGCTGAAAAGCTTAGGTGCCAGCCAACAATGGGTGCGACGCTGGCTGGCACGGCAGTTAACCTTATTGTTTGTCCTTGCCACCGCCGTAGGCTTGGCCGCTGGTTACACACTTGAAGTGTTATTGCGCTTGCCGCTGACTGATGTGCTGCCTTCACCGCTGCCAAGCTATGGCTGGGTGCCTTGGGTGCTTGCGCCTGGTGTCGCGCTTTTGGTGGCGCTGCCTGCCTTGGGCGTGCCGCTGCTTAAATTGCTGGATGCGCCTGCGTTGGCCGCCGTGCAATCGCAGGCTGCCCGTGGGCGTCAACGTCGCGGCACTGCGGCGATCTTAATCGCGATACCGGTGGGAGCGCTTGCACTGTGGGCGTTTGACAACACCTTGCTATGGACAGTGCTGGGGGCGATGGCAGTGATGATCGTCTTGTTGGCGCTGGCAGGGTTAGGTTTGCTCCGGTTGGTGAAATCACGGGTACGCGCACCCTCGGTGAAATTGGCCCTTAGCCGAATTACCCGCAACAAACTGGCTAGCAGCGTGCAATTAGGGGCGCTGGCGATCTCCTTTATGCTCTTGGCGATCATCTGGCTGCTGCGTACCGATTTGCTCGCTGATTGGGGACGGATGCTGCCGCCCGATGCGCCTAATGTGTTTGCGCTGAATATCGCCCCGAGTGAGCAACAAGACTATGTGGGTGAACTCGACGACGCCAGCCTGATGCGCTCTGATGCCTACCCCATAGTGCGTGGCCGGCTGGTGGGCAAAAACGGTGAGCGTTACCAGATCCCCACCGATGAAGCCGAACGCGATGAAGCGGATGAGGCCTTGCGCCGCGAGCTTAATTTCACTTGGCGAGATAGCCTACCGTCGCACAATGAGGTGATTGCCGGAGACTGGCCAACCGAGAATGGTGTATCAGTGGAGGCGGACATTGCCGAGCGCTTGGAGATTGAGATTGGCGACAGCCTGACCTTTAGCGTCACCGGCCAAGACTTTACCGCCACGGTGAACTCGATTCGTGAAGTCGAGTGGCGCAATATGCGGCCTAACTTCTACTTTATTTTCGACCGCGAGACGCTTGCCGACAAACCCGCCAACTGGCTGGTGAGCTTCAGGCTCGATGAATCGCAAACGCCGCTGCTCAATCGCTTGGCGCGGGAATATCCGACCGTTACGCTACTTGATTTGCGTACCATGAGCAGCCGTATTCAGTCGATTTTGCGTCAAATTGGCTTGTCGCTCTCGGTGTTAGCGGGGCTGGCGGTGATCAGCGGCTTACTACTGTTGCTTACCTTGCTGCGTATCAGCCTGAGCGAGCGTCAGCAGGAGATAAATCTCTATCGCACCTTGGGCGCGAGTCGCACCCGTATTCAGCGCACCTTATGGAGCGAGTACGGCGTGATGGCCTTTGTGTCTGGCCTGATGGCGGTGCTCGGCGCAGAAGCGGCGATGGTTGGCCTGCTGAAATGGGGCTTTGAAATGGAGGTACGCCTGCACCCTGAGCTTTGGGCGGTGTTGCCGGTGTTGGCGGTGGCGTTGGTGTTTGTCACGGTCGCCTCGATGCTGCGCAAACTGATTGATCCGCAACGGCGTTAA
- a CDS encoding P-II family nitrogen regulator, translated as MRFKLIMAFIEDAKTDAVLDAARQAGATGATIINNARGEGLVKKKTFLGLTLDVQRDVAIFLVEEHLSRAILETINDVGEFDATSGSGIAVQIDVEDAVGVAHQMRELTEVVKDEL; from the coding sequence ATGCGGTTCAAGTTAATCATGGCGTTTATTGAAGATGCCAAAACCGATGCGGTGCTCGATGCCGCCAGACAAGCCGGCGCTACCGGCGCCACTATTATTAACAACGCGCGTGGCGAAGGCTTGGTGAAAAAGAAAACCTTTTTAGGGCTGACGCTGGATGTGCAGCGAGACGTGGCCATCTTCCTGGTGGAAGAGCACTTATCACGCGCCATACTCGAAACCATTAATGACGTGGGCGAGTTTGATGCCACCTCCGGCAGTGGCATTGCGGTGCAAATAGATGTGGAAGATGCCGTGGGCGTGGCCCACCAAATGCGAGAATTAACCGAAGTGGTGAAGGACGAGTTATGA
- the tesA gene encoding multifunctional acyl-CoA thioesterase I/protease I/lysophospholipase L1: protein MLRILTLLCFLWVSSASAQTLLVLGDSLSAGYQMAAEQAWPAKLPRALNDHDVEVEVINASISGDTTANGLQRLPQLLERHQPEWVLIELGGNDGLRGWPFNRIRDNLEQLITQTRAADATPLLVQIQIPPNYGQRYAQGFADIYPTLAEQTQTPLLPFFMETVIQKPEWMRDDGIHPMPAAQPWIADFMAEKLAPYLSDAPQS from the coding sequence ATGTTACGCATCCTTACTTTGTTGTGTTTTTTGTGGGTGAGCAGTGCCAGTGCACAAACGCTACTTGTCCTTGGTGACAGCTTAAGCGCTGGCTACCAAATGGCGGCTGAACAAGCCTGGCCTGCGAAGCTGCCGCGCGCGCTCAACGACCATGATGTCGAGGTTGAGGTGATTAACGCCAGCATTTCCGGCGATACCACCGCCAATGGCCTGCAGCGTCTGCCTCAATTGTTAGAACGCCACCAGCCCGAATGGGTGCTGATTGAACTCGGCGGCAACGATGGCCTACGTGGGTGGCCCTTTAACCGTATACGAGATAACCTCGAGCAATTGATCACTCAAACTCGCGCGGCCGATGCCACGCCGTTGTTGGTGCAAATTCAAATCCCGCCTAATTATGGCCAGCGCTATGCACAAGGATTTGCTGATATTTATCCTACACTGGCAGAGCAAACACAAACCCCCTTACTGCCCTTTTTTATGGAGACTGTGATCCAAAAGCCTGAATGGATGCGTGATGATGGCATTCACCCGATGCCGGCCGCACAACCTTGGATTGCCGATTTTATGGCGGAAAAGCTCGCGCCTTATTTGTCTGATGCGCCACAATCATGA
- a CDS encoding TIGR01777 family oxidoreductase codes for MKLLITGGTGLIGQALIPRLLTEHQVTVLSRSKQKVTQCFGDKVTPLERLDDLPHLNDIDAVINLAGEPIADKRWSEQQKGIICTSRWGLTEKLVEKIHASSTPPHTFISGSAVGYYGDQQDRSFDETLVVHADDFAQHVCHQWEKIALKGASQQTRVCLLRTGVVLSAEGGALKRMMLPYKLGLGGPIGKGQQYMPWIHIDDMVGAIIHLLNTPELKGPFNCTAPEPVTNKRFSQALARALKRPHVFFVPTLAIKTMMGEASHLLLDSQRALPHALEDAGFEFQHPKVEEAMQSLFK; via the coding sequence ATGAAACTCTTAATCACTGGCGGCACTGGCCTGATTGGTCAGGCGTTAATTCCTCGCTTGCTGACCGAGCATCAGGTCACTGTGTTATCGCGCTCCAAGCAAAAGGTCACCCAGTGCTTTGGCGATAAAGTCACGCCGTTAGAGCGCCTTGATGATCTCCCCCACCTGAATGATATTGATGCGGTCATCAATCTGGCGGGCGAGCCGATTGCCGACAAACGCTGGAGTGAACAGCAAAAAGGGATCATCTGCACCAGCCGCTGGGGATTAACAGAAAAACTGGTGGAGAAAATCCATGCCAGCAGCACGCCACCTCACACCTTTATCAGCGGCTCGGCAGTAGGGTATTACGGCGATCAGCAAGATCGCAGCTTTGATGAAACCTTGGTGGTCCATGCCGATGATTTTGCCCAGCATGTGTGTCATCAATGGGAGAAAATTGCCTTGAAAGGCGCGTCGCAACAAACGCGCGTGTGCTTGCTGCGCACCGGCGTGGTGTTGAGCGCTGAGGGTGGCGCACTAAAGCGGATGATGCTGCCGTATAAACTCGGGCTAGGCGGTCCAATTGGTAAAGGCCAGCAATACATGCCCTGGATTCATATTGATGATATGGTCGGCGCGATTATCCACCTGCTCAATACCCCTGAGCTTAAGGGGCCGTTTAACTGCACCGCGCCAGAGCCGGTCACCAATAAACGTTTTAGTCAGGCGCTTGCCCGTGCCTTAAAACGTCCACACGTGTTCTTTGTCCCTACTTTGGCGATTAAAACCATGATGGGGGAAGCCTCGCACTTGCTGCTCGATAGCCAGCGCGCCCTGCCCCACGCACTCGAAGATGCGGGCTTTGAGTTCCAGCACCCCAAGGTGGAAGAAGCCATGCAGTCTTTGTTTAAGTAG
- a CDS encoding DUF1538 domain-containing protein: protein MNNPLTLFLDTFFSTVRDVIPIIAIIFGFQLFVLRKALNNPKRIFLGFFYVILGLSLFLMGLELALFPLGSSMAEQLTAPDFVGAALKAGGEINWQAYYWVYLFAAAIGFSTTVAEPSLIAVAIKAAKVSGGAIRVNGLRASVALGVAMGIALGCYRIVVGDPLHYYIITGYVVVVIQTYFAPPFIVPLAYDSGGVTTSTVTVPLVTALGLGLASTVPGRNPMLDGFGLIAFASLFPMITVMGYAQITAYLQKKHAQRSS from the coding sequence ATGAACAATCCACTCACTTTGTTTCTCGACACCTTTTTCTCCACCGTGCGCGATGTGATCCCGATTATCGCGATCATCTTTGGCTTTCAGCTGTTTGTATTGCGCAAAGCGCTAAACAACCCCAAACGGATCTTTCTCGGTTTTTTTTATGTCATCTTGGGCTTAAGCCTGTTTTTAATGGGGCTGGAGCTGGCGCTATTCCCGCTCGGTTCGTCGATGGCCGAGCAGCTGACCGCTCCCGATTTTGTCGGCGCAGCGCTTAAAGCCGGCGGCGAGATTAACTGGCAAGCCTATTACTGGGTGTATCTGTTTGCCGCGGCGATTGGTTTTAGTACCACGGTGGCTGAGCCCTCGTTAATTGCGGTGGCAATCAAAGCGGCTAAAGTGTCGGGCGGCGCGATTCGGGTGAATGGGTTGCGCGCCTCGGTGGCGCTCGGAGTCGCCATGGGGATTGCCTTGGGGTGCTATCGCATTGTGGTAGGCGATCCGCTCCATTATTACATCATCACCGGCTATGTAGTGGTGGTGATCCAAACCTATTTTGCCCCGCCGTTTATCGTGCCTTTGGCCTATGATTCTGGCGGGGTGACCACCTCAACCGTCACCGTACCCTTGGTGACGGCGCTGGGGTTGGGGCTAGCATCCACCGTACCGGGAAGAAACCCGATGCTTGATGGGTTTGGCTTAATTGCGTTTGCCAGTTTGTTTCCGATGATCACCGTGATGGGCTATGCCCAAATCACAGCCTATTTACAGAAAAAGCACGCACAGCGTTCATCGTAA
- a CDS encoding ABC transporter ATP-binding protein, with protein MASPVIRAEKIAKHVVTREQPLTILQDVSLQIEAGESIALMGVSGAGKSTLMTLLAGLDTPSEGEVDLLGHKLSTLDEDARAALRAESVGFVFQSFLLVPSLNALENVMLPLTIRGEEEDETRAKQLLASVGLQGRESHLPSQLSGGEQQRVALARAFIIRPQVLFADEPTGNLDQKTAATIIDLLFELNEKHGTTLVLVTHDPALAKRCQRTLMMDSGKLQERVNGE; from the coding sequence ATGGCCTCTCCTGTTATTCGAGCCGAAAAAATTGCAAAACATGTCGTGACACGCGAACAGCCGCTTACCATTCTGCAGGATGTCTCGCTACAAATCGAGGCAGGCGAGTCGATTGCATTGATGGGCGTGTCCGGCGCAGGAAAATCTACCTTAATGACCTTGCTTGCAGGACTAGATACGCCCAGTGAAGGCGAGGTCGATCTGCTCGGCCACAAGCTTTCCACCTTGGATGAAGATGCGCGCGCGGCGCTGCGGGCCGAATCGGTGGGGTTTGTGTTCCAAAGTTTTTTACTGGTGCCGTCACTGAACGCGCTTGAGAACGTGATGCTGCCGCTGACCATTCGCGGTGAGGAAGAAGACGAAACCCGCGCCAAGCAACTGTTGGCCTCGGTGGGCTTGCAAGGGCGCGAAAGCCATTTGCCGTCGCAACTCTCTGGCGGGGAGCAACAACGGGTGGCCTTGGCGCGTGCCTTTATTATCCGCCCACAGGTGCTGTTTGCCGATGAGCCGACCGGCAACCTTGACCAAAAAACCGCGGCGACCATCATCGATTTATTGTTTGAGCTGAACGAAAAGCACGGCACCACTTTGGTGTTGGTTACCCACGATCCGGCGCTGGCAAAGCGTTGTCAGCGTACCTTGATGATGGACAGCGGCAAACTACAGGAGCGAGTGAATGGCGAGTAA
- a CDS encoding ATP-binding protein translates to MSINVGEVIAVRGTQVTLRIYDESSLETMFHDGKKYKGVSIREYIGIKRGFCLIVCVVEGEYLDEKRFELDDTKIQYIRKVEAKPIGYFEQGNFKDGIKLMPMIKDQAYLLNESQVIKVFSQENDGKFKIGTMLKEELPVFLPWNKIFNSHIGIFGNTGSGKSNTLTKLYAELFTNFEDNLKEKSQFLLVDFNGEYTGNQLIKNADNKNSFKLSTGKKAGDKLPLASAQLWNTEILALLFQATANTQTPFINRVIEGRNKYKNLASSIKNYVKKTFELCFVTTAHNNESLIHLKVIAKHLQHEPLIQKLNQVGWRNDKFVIDIGPYESWIWFGKQESFDVHIAPLIDRINLTEIDEFDELIVRINVQLLRDLLRGHIQFEHIQPLLKRVESSVYDLRKIFTVQDTIDADFELLNVISLRDCNQDVKKVVPLLLAKMFYQSHRDSVKAPPDKTLHFIIDEAHNILSHQSNREREIWKDYRLEMFEEIIKEGRKFGIYLTLSSQRPADISPTIMSQLHNFFIHRLVNDRDLFLIDNTISTLDKMSKSLIPNLSKGACVVTGTAFDLPIVMQVEYIENKGSRPDSDDVDLVELWGLNEERNNED, encoded by the coding sequence ATGAGCATTAACGTAGGTGAAGTCATTGCGGTTCGTGGTACTCAAGTCACTCTACGCATCTATGATGAATCAAGCTTGGAAACTATGTTTCACGATGGAAAGAAGTACAAAGGTGTTTCTATACGTGAATACATCGGCATTAAGCGTGGTTTCTGTCTAATCGTTTGTGTCGTTGAAGGTGAATATCTAGATGAGAAACGATTTGAGCTAGACGACACCAAGATCCAATACATCCGTAAGGTAGAAGCAAAACCAATAGGTTACTTTGAACAAGGTAATTTCAAAGACGGCATCAAACTCATGCCAATGATCAAAGATCAGGCCTATCTACTTAATGAAAGTCAGGTTATAAAAGTCTTTAGTCAGGAAAACGATGGAAAGTTCAAGATTGGTACGATGCTTAAAGAAGAACTTCCTGTATTCCTCCCTTGGAATAAGATCTTTAATAGTCATATTGGCATTTTCGGTAACACTGGAAGCGGTAAGTCAAACACGCTTACAAAACTATACGCTGAATTATTCACTAACTTTGAAGATAATCTGAAAGAAAAGAGTCAGTTTCTACTAGTTGATTTTAACGGTGAATACACTGGCAACCAGCTTATTAAAAATGCTGATAACAAGAATTCATTCAAGCTGAGTACTGGAAAGAAAGCTGGAGATAAACTTCCTTTGGCAAGCGCTCAGTTGTGGAACACTGAAATCTTAGCACTACTATTTCAAGCAACTGCCAACACACAAACACCATTCATAAATCGAGTGATTGAAGGAAGAAATAAGTACAAGAATTTAGCGAGTAGCATAAAGAATTATGTTAAAAAAACTTTCGAATTATGCTTCGTGACAACTGCACACAACAATGAATCCTTAATTCATCTTAAAGTAATAGCAAAGCATCTCCAACACGAACCACTTATTCAGAAGCTAAACCAAGTTGGTTGGCGTAACGACAAGTTTGTAATAGATATTGGGCCTTATGAAAGTTGGATATGGTTTGGCAAACAGGAGTCTTTTGATGTCCACATAGCACCACTCATAGATAGAATTAATCTTACGGAAATTGATGAGTTTGACGAGTTAATAGTCCGTATTAACGTTCAACTTCTTAGAGATCTTTTGCGCGGACACATTCAATTTGAGCACATCCAACCTCTATTGAAGAGAGTCGAAAGCTCCGTTTACGATTTAAGAAAAATTTTCACAGTACAAGACACTATCGACGCTGATTTTGAATTACTAAACGTCATATCGCTAAGGGACTGTAATCAGGATGTAAAGAAAGTTGTTCCGTTGTTACTTGCCAAAATGTTTTATCAAAGTCATCGTGATAGCGTGAAAGCCCCACCAGACAAAACTTTGCACTTCATAATTGATGAAGCGCATAACATTTTGTCACATCAATCAAATCGTGAACGAGAAATATGGAAAGATTACAGACTAGAGATGTTTGAGGAGATAATTAAAGAAGGACGTAAGTTTGGAATCTACCTTACTTTGTCTAGTCAAAGACCCGCAGACATATCACCAACAATAATGTCACAATTGCATAACTTCTTTATTCATAGGCTAGTGAACGATAGAGATTTGTTCCTTATCGACAACACAATAAGCACATTAGATAAAATGTCTAAGAGCCTGATACCAAACCTATCCAAAGGTGCATGTGTTGTTACTGGTACAGCCTTCGATTTACCAATAGTCATGCAGGTTGAATATATCGAGAACAAAGGAAGTCGACCTGATAGTGATGACGTTGACCTCGTTGAGCTATGGGGACTTAACGAGGAGAGGAATAACGAAGATTAA
- a CDS encoding addiction module antidote protein, with protein sequence MITTPPFDPAEFLDNQEVLQAYLDEAVQTGDPAFIADALGVIARAKGIADIDKQTGLSRETLYRTLSQKGNPSRH encoded by the coding sequence ATGATAACGACACCCCCATTTGACCCAGCAGAGTTCTTGGACAACCAAGAAGTACTTCAAGCTTACTTAGACGAAGCGGTGCAAACGGGCGATCCCGCATTTATCGCCGATGCGTTGGGTGTGATCGCACGTGCCAAAGGAATAGCTGATATTGATAAGCAAACCGGTCTTTCACGAGAAACGCTCTACCGTACTCTCAGCCAAAAAGGCAATCCCTCAAGGCACTGA
- a CDS encoding 3-keto-5-aminohexanoate cleavage protein gives MNRSVILTCAVTGAGDTTGKNPNVPITPKQIADNCIEAARAGASVAHIHVRDPETGGISHNIDHFREVMERVRESDVDIVMNITGGGGGDWVPDAQDPSRGGPGTDMQTPAERHAPVGELLPELCTLDCGSLNFGDMVYINTADWLREQARMVQAAGVKAELECFDLGHVWFARQLQKEGLLEGDPLFQLCLGIPWGAEADTETMLAMRNKLPENANWAAFGIGRHQMPMVAQAMLLGGHARVGLEDNLYLEKGVMATNGGLVEKASTIIENLGGRIMTPAQTRAALKLVDPKTGKPVEGGDQ, from the coding sequence ATGAATCGCAGCGTCATTCTTACCTGCGCCGTTACCGGTGCGGGCGATACCACGGGCAAAAACCCCAATGTGCCAATTACGCCAAAACAGATTGCCGACAACTGTATTGAGGCGGCGCGTGCTGGTGCCAGTGTCGCTCATATTCACGTGCGTGACCCTGAAACAGGCGGCATTAGCCACAATATTGATCACTTCCGTGAGGTGATGGAGCGCGTTCGCGAATCAGACGTCGATATTGTCATGAATATCACTGGCGGTGGCGGCGGTGATTGGGTGCCGGATGCCCAAGACCCAAGCCGTGGTGGCCCGGGCACCGATATGCAAACCCCAGCCGAGCGTCATGCGCCAGTGGGCGAGCTATTGCCTGAGCTGTGTACCCTAGATTGCGGCAGCCTGAACTTTGGCGACATGGTGTACATCAACACTGCTGACTGGCTACGTGAGCAAGCCCGTATGGTGCAGGCTGCTGGCGTGAAAGCCGAGCTGGAGTGCTTTGACTTAGGCCATGTTTGGTTTGCCCGCCAGCTACAAAAAGAAGGTTTGCTTGAGGGCGATCCGTTGTTTCAGCTTTGCTTAGGCATTCCGTGGGGCGCGGAAGCAGACACCGAAACCATGCTGGCCATGCGCAATAAGTTGCCCGAAAACGCCAACTGGGCGGCGTTTGGAATTGGTCGTCATCAGATGCCGATGGTGGCGCAAGCCATGTTGCTGGGTGGCCATGCGCGCGTGGGCTTGGAAGATAACCTCTATTTAGAAAAAGGGGTAATGGCGACCAACGGTGGCTTGGTAGAAAAGGCGAGCACCATTATTGAAAACCTTGGTGGTCGCATTATGACACCCGCACAAACGCGCGCCGCGCTGAAACTGGTTGACCCTAAGACGGGCAAGCCGGTTGAAGGAGGTGACCAATGA